GGTGGGCGGCGGGGGCGGGGTGATCGTGCCCGAGGAGATCGCCCGGCTGCGCGACAGCGGGGTCACCATCTTCTCCCCGGAGGACGGTCAGCGGATGGGCCTGGCCGGGATGGTCAACTCGGTGATCCGGGACTGCGACTTCGACCTCTGGGACGCCGGGGCGGCCGACGCGGCCGACGTCCTCGCGGGCGACCGGTTCGCGATCGCCCGCGCCCTCACGGGCGCGGAACTCGGCAAGCTGCCCCCGGATCTTCTGGGGAAGCTGCGTACTGCCGCGGCGGCACGCACCGTGCCGGTGCTCGGCATCACCGGCACCGGCGGCTCGGGGAAGTCCTCACTCACCGACGAACTGGTGCGCCGCTTCCGCCTCGACCAGCAGGACAAGCTGCGCATCGCCGTGATCGCGGTCGACCCGACCCGCCGCCGGGGCGGCGGCGCCCTGCTCGGTGACCGGATCCGCATGAACTCCCTGGACGGCGATCGGGTCTTCTTCCGGAGCCTGGCCACCCGCGGCAGCCGTGAGCTGCCCGAGCACCTCACCGACGTGATCGACGTGGTCAAGGCCGCCGGATTCGACCTGGTGATCGTGGAGACACCGGGCATCGGACAGGGCGACGCGGCGATCGTCCCGTTCGTCGACACCTCCCTCTATGTGATGACGCCGGAGTTCGGCGCCGCCTCGCAGTTGGAGAAGATCGACATGCTCGACTTCGCCGACGTCGTCGCGATCAACAAGTTCGAGCGGCGCGGCGCCAAGGACGCGCTGCGGGACGTGGGCCGCCAACTGGTCCGCAACCGCGAGGCGTTCGGCATGCGGCCCGAGGACATGCCGGTGTACGGCACCTCCGCGGCCACCTTCAACGACGACGGTGTCACCGCGCTCCACCAGCACCTGAAGGCCGCACTGGCCGAGAAGGGGCTGCCGCTGTCCGAGGGCGTGACGGCGCCGGTCGACGTGCGCCACTCCTCCGGCATCCGCCAGGTGGTTCCCGCCGGTCGGGTGCGCTACCTCGCCGAGGTCACGGACACGGTCCGCGCGTACCATGCCGAGACCGAGCGGCTCGCCGAGGCGGCCCGGCGGGCGCAGCGCCTGGACCTGGTCAGCGCCGAACTCGTCGAGGCCGGCTCCGACGCCGGGAACGTGCGGTCACTGCTCGACGACGCCCGCAGGCAGCTCCCGCACGACATCGTGGAACGGATCGCCAACTGGCCCGCCGTCGTGGCCTCGTACTCCGGTGACGAACAGGTCGTGAAGGTCCGGGACAAGGAGATCCGTACCCGGCTGACCCGCGAGTCCCTGTCGGGGAACAAGGTCCGGCGCGTCGCGCTGCCCCGGTTCACCGACCACGGGGAGCTGGTGAACTTCTGGCGCCGCGAGAACCTGCCCGGCCACTTCCCCTTCACCGCAGGGGTGTTCCCCTTCAAACGGGACGGCGAGGACCCGGCCCGGATGTTCGCCGGCGAGGGCGATCCGTTCCGCACCAACCGTCGCTTCAAGCTGCTCTCCGAAGGCCAGCCGGCCACCCGCCTGTCCACCGCGTTCGACTCGGTCACCCTCTACGGCCGCGACCCGGACGAACGACCCGACGTCTACGGCAAGGTCGGCACCTCCGGCGTCTCCGTGGCCACGCTGGAGGACATGAAGGCGCTCTACGACGGCTTCGACCTGGTCGCGCCGACCACCTCGGTCTCCATGACCATCAACGGCCCCGCGCCCACCGTCCTGGCGTTCTTCCTCAACACCGTCATCGACCAGCGGATCGACCACTTCCGCGCCACCGAGGGCCGCGCCCCCTCACCCGAGGAGACGGCCGAACTGCGGGCGCACGCGCTGGCGAACGTGCGCGGCACGGTGCAGGCCGACATCCTGAAGGAGGACCAGGGCCAGAACACCTGCCTGTTCTCCACCGAGTTCTCCCTGCGGATGATGGCCGACATCCAGGAGTGGTTCATCGAGCAGAAGGTCCGCAACTTCTACTCGGTGTCCATCTCCGGCTACCACATCGCCGAAGCCGGCGCGAACCCCGTCAGCCAGCTGGCCTTCACCCTGGCGAACGGCTTCACCTACGTCGAGGCGTACCTGGCCCGGGGCATGCACATCGACGACTTCGCCCCGAACCTGTCGTTTTTCTTCTCCAACGGCATGGATCCGGAGTACACGGTGCTGGGCCGGGTGGCCCGCCGTATCTGGGCGGTGGCGATGAAGGAGAAGTACGGCGCGAACGAGCGCAGCCAGAAGCTGAAGTACCACGTCCAGACGTCGGGCCGCTCCCTGCACGCGCAGGAGATGGACTTCAACGACATCCGCACAACGTTGCAGGCGCTCATCGCCATCTACGACAACTGCAACAGCCTGCACACCAACGCCTACGACGAGGCGGTCACCACCCCCACCGAGGAGTCCGTGCGCCGGGCCCTGGCCATCCAGCTGATCATCAACCGGGAGTGGGGCCTGGCCATGAACGAGAACCCCCTCCAGGGCTCCTTCGTCATCGACGAACTCACCGACCTGGTCGAGGAGGCCGTGCTCCAGGAGTTCGAGCGGATCAGCGAGCGCGGCGGTGTCCTCGGCGCCATGGAGACCGGCTACCAGCGCGGCCGCATCCAGGACGAGTCGATGCTCTACGAGCAGCGCAAGCACGACGGCACCCTGCCCCTCATCGGCGTCAACACCTTCCGCAACCCCCACGCCGACACCACCGAGCCCGGCGCCATCGAACTGGCCCGCGCCACCGAGCAGGAGAAGCAGTCCCAGCTGGCCCGTGTCAGGGACCACCAGGCCCGCCACCGCGACGAGGCCCACGCGGCCCTGACCGCCCTGAAGGACGCGGCGGTGAGCGGCCGCAACGTCTTCGCGGTCCTCATGGACGCCGCCCGGGTCTGCTCCCTCCAACAGATCACCGAGGCCTTCTTCGAGGTCGGCGGCCAGTACCGCCGCAACGTCTGAACCGGCCCCGCAACCCCCGTGCCGCAACTCTACGAAGAGGACCTCGAATGGATCCCGTCACCCGTCTCGGCGTCGTCGGCTGCGGCCTCATGGGCTCCGGCATCGCCGAAGTCGCCGCCCGCAACGGCATCGACGTCCGTGTGGCCGAAGCCGGCCACGACGCCGCCGAGGCCGGCCGCCGCCGTATCACCGCCTCCCTCGACCGCGGCGTACGGCGCGGCAAGCTCACCGAGCAGCAACGGGACGAGGCCCTCGCCCGTCTGTCCTACACCCCCGACCTCGGCGACCTGGCCGACCGTCAGTTCGTCATCGAGGCCGTCGCCGAGAACCGCGCCGTCAAGACCGACGTCCTGCGGACCCTGGACAAGGCGCTCGAAGACCCCGCCGCGATCCTCGCAACCAACACCTCCTCTATCCCCGTCGTCGACCTGGCCGTCGCCACCGAGCGGCCCGCGCAGGTCATCGGCATGCACTTCTTCAACCCCGTGCCCGTGCAGCGGCTGGTCGAGCTGATCCCGGCCCTGACCACCGACCAGGAGACGGTGCGCCGCACCCACGAGCTCGCCCGGCAACTGGACAGACAGGCCATCCAGGCACCCGACCGCTCCGGATTCGTCGTCAACGCCCTGCTCGTTCCGTATCTGCTCAGCGCGGTACGGATGGTGGAGTCGGGCGCCGCCCGGCCGGACGACATCGACCAGGGCATGGAACTCGGCTGCGCCCACCCCATGGGCCCGCTGCGCCTGCTCGACCTCATCGGCCTCGACACCGCGCAGGCGGTGGCCGAGTCGATGTACGAGGAGTTCAAGGAGCCGCTGTACGCACCGCCCGCCCTGCTGCGCCGCATGGTCGCCGCGGGCCACCTCGGCCGCAAGAGCGGCCGCGGCTTCCACATCTACGACGCCTGAAACCGATCCGGCGGCACCACCAGGTGGTGCCGCCGTTCTCGATCGAGGCCCGTCACACCGTCCCGGCCGGCAGACGCAGCAGGGCCTTGGTCGCGGAGTGGCTGGGGGCGGTGAAGATGTCGGCCGTGCGGCCGGACTCGACCGTGCGGCCCGCGTCGAGGACGGTGACCGTGTCGGTGCGGTCGGCGATGAGGGGCAGGTCGTGGCTGATGAGGACCAGGGCCGTGCCGCGTTCCTCGCGCAGCCGGACCAGCAGGTCCATGATCGCCTCGGCGGTGGTGGAGTCCAGCGCGGAGGTGACCTCGTCGCAGATGAGGACGTCCGGATCGGCCGCGAGCGCCCGGGCGATGGCCACGCGCTGGCGCTGTCCACCGGACAGTTCGTGCGGATAGCGGTCGGCGTACGAGGGGAGCAGGCCGACCTGTTCGAGGAGGTCCGCCACGCGGGCGGGTACCTCACCGTTCGGGCAGCGGCGGTGCAGCCGCATCGGCCTGCCGATCGCGTCGCCGACCGTTCGACTGGGGTTGAGCGCACCCAGCGGGTTCTGTGTGACCAGCTGGATCCGGCGGCGCTGTTCGCGGCCGCGGCCGCGCAGGCCGGTGCTCAGCGGTATCCCGTCGAGGCGGATCGTGCCGGCGGTGATCGGTTGCAGGCCCACCACGGCGCGGACCAGTGTGGTCTTGCCGGAGCCTGATGCGCCGACGATGCCGGTGGCGGCGCCGGGGGCGATGCGGAGGGTTACGCCGTCGAGGGCGGGGGCGGCGGTGCGGCGGCGGCGGGCGAAGGTGACGCGGAGGTCGTCCATCGCCAGGAGGGGTGCGGTGGAGGGGGTCGCCCCCGCCGCCCCTACCCGTCCCGTCCTCAAGGGGCTGTGCCCCTTCGACCCCCTTGCGCCTGAGAGCTCGGGGGGTTCGGTTGCTTGGGCGGGTGCGGGTTCGTGGGGGCTGGTCGCGCAGTTCCCCGCGCCCCTGACGGGGCGCGGATTTGGCGTCGCCAGGTCCACCACCTCGTCCGCGATGCGCTCGACGAGTTCGCGGTCGTGGCAGGAGAGGGCGATGGCGAGTTGATGCTCGCTGGCTAGGTGGCGCAGCAACTCGCCGATCTCGTCGCGGAGTTCGGGGTGCAGTCCGGCGGTCGGCTCGTCCAGGAGGAGGATCCGGGGGCGGCGGGCCAGGGCGCGGGCGAGGGCCACGCGGCGCTGTTGTCCGCCGGAGAGGGCGGCGGGGCGTCGTGCGGCGAGTCGGCCGTCGTCGTCCGGGAGCCGCACCTCCGCGAGGAGGGCCCGCACCGCCTCGGGGGTTCGATCGCCGGAGAGTTCGCGCAGCAGGGAGCGGAC
This genomic stretch from Streptomyces deccanensis harbors:
- a CDS encoding ABC transporter ATP-binding protein, whose translation is MNPTPDRYRKADDDSSASPATPLAQATPVAQVTDLAVSAPDGRTVLQDAALMLRPGRLLALTGPSGSGKTTLLRALTGLLPPGTTRTAGRVEVFGQDVFALSERELRVLRRERLAYVGQDPGSGLNPRMRVRSLLRELSGDRTPEAVRALLAEVRLPDDDGRLAARRPAALSGGQQRRVALARALARRPRILLLDEPTAGLHPELRDEIGELLRHLASEHQLAIALSCHDRELVERIADEVVDLATPNPRPVRGAGNCATSPHEPAPAQATEPPELSGARGSKGHSPLRTGRVGAAGATPSTAPLLAMDDLRVTFARRRRTAAPALDGVTLRIAPGAATGIVGASGSGKTTLVRAVVGLQPITAGTIRLDGIPLSTGLRGRGREQRRRIQLVTQNPLGALNPSRTVGDAIGRPMRLHRRCPNGEVPARVADLLEQVGLLPSYADRYPHELSGGQRQRVAIARALAADPDVLICDEVTSALDSTTAEAIMDLLVRLREERGTALVLISHDLPLIADRTDTVTVLDAGRTVESGRTADIFTAPSHSATKALLRLPAGTV
- a CDS encoding 3-hydroxybutyryl-CoA dehydrogenase, whose translation is MDPVTRLGVVGCGLMGSGIAEVAARNGIDVRVAEAGHDAAEAGRRRITASLDRGVRRGKLTEQQRDEALARLSYTPDLGDLADRQFVIEAVAENRAVKTDVLRTLDKALEDPAAILATNTSSIPVVDLAVATERPAQVIGMHFFNPVPVQRLVELIPALTTDQETVRRTHELARQLDRQAIQAPDRSGFVVNALLVPYLLSAVRMVESGAARPDDIDQGMELGCAHPMGPLRLLDLIGLDTAQAVAESMYEEFKEPLYAPPALLRRMVAAGHLGRKSGRGFHIYDA
- the icmF gene encoding fused isobutyryl-CoA mutase/GTPase IcmF, with protein sequence MSDLHRPVHPVRLVTASALFDGHDASINIMRRILQSQGAEVIHLGHNRSVREVVDAALEEDAHGVAVSSYQGGHVEYFEYLVESLRGHGAEHVRVVGGGGGVIVPEEIARLRDSGVTIFSPEDGQRMGLAGMVNSVIRDCDFDLWDAGAADAADVLAGDRFAIARALTGAELGKLPPDLLGKLRTAAAARTVPVLGITGTGGSGKSSLTDELVRRFRLDQQDKLRIAVIAVDPTRRRGGGALLGDRIRMNSLDGDRVFFRSLATRGSRELPEHLTDVIDVVKAAGFDLVIVETPGIGQGDAAIVPFVDTSLYVMTPEFGAASQLEKIDMLDFADVVAINKFERRGAKDALRDVGRQLVRNREAFGMRPEDMPVYGTSAATFNDDGVTALHQHLKAALAEKGLPLSEGVTAPVDVRHSSGIRQVVPAGRVRYLAEVTDTVRAYHAETERLAEAARRAQRLDLVSAELVEAGSDAGNVRSLLDDARRQLPHDIVERIANWPAVVASYSGDEQVVKVRDKEIRTRLTRESLSGNKVRRVALPRFTDHGELVNFWRRENLPGHFPFTAGVFPFKRDGEDPARMFAGEGDPFRTNRRFKLLSEGQPATRLSTAFDSVTLYGRDPDERPDVYGKVGTSGVSVATLEDMKALYDGFDLVAPTTSVSMTINGPAPTVLAFFLNTVIDQRIDHFRATEGRAPSPEETAELRAHALANVRGTVQADILKEDQGQNTCLFSTEFSLRMMADIQEWFIEQKVRNFYSVSISGYHIAEAGANPVSQLAFTLANGFTYVEAYLARGMHIDDFAPNLSFFFSNGMDPEYTVLGRVARRIWAVAMKEKYGANERSQKLKYHVQTSGRSLHAQEMDFNDIRTTLQALIAIYDNCNSLHTNAYDEAVTTPTEESVRRALAIQLIINREWGLAMNENPLQGSFVIDELTDLVEEAVLQEFERISERGGVLGAMETGYQRGRIQDESMLYEQRKHDGTLPLIGVNTFRNPHADTTEPGAIELARATEQEKQSQLARVRDHQARHRDEAHAALTALKDAAVSGRNVFAVLMDAARVCSLQQITEAFFEVGGQYRRNV